The following is a genomic window from Mustela erminea isolate mMusErm1 chromosome 14, mMusErm1.Pri, whole genome shotgun sequence.
caaagtgaaaaaaataacatggattGGAAATTGGAAGACGTGTTTTCTGtagaagtatttctttttttcaaaattcagtcaGAATTGACAGTCTGGTTTTATTAATTCTGGAATTTGTTATCCTTGTGCATAGCCcaagttttaaaaagtgtgtataaaaatgttctttacttTCTCCtaacattaatttattaatttaattcctgcactcaatatttattaagaaatttgtAGGAATCATAATAGGTTTTGGTGCATGTCATTGTCTATGAGTATATATTCTTATTATATAATAACCCATGTAATTCTGCTTATTTAGGAACATTTAATCTACTTTTTTGTCTCCTCAGATTCTGTCAGATTTTAAGAACAAATGCATCTTATAGCTCatggaagaaaaaacacaaatcaagACATTTTTGGGTTCCAAACTGCCAAAGTATGGAACAAAATCTGTGAGGAGTACTCTGCAGCCAATGTCAAATGGGACACCTGTTAATTTATTGGGAACTTCCAAGAGTAGCAACGTCAAAAGTTACATAAAGAATAATGGCTCTGATTGCCCATCATCCCATTCATTTAATTGGAGAACAGCAACTAAATACCAACTCAGTGCGCAAAGTGTTGAAGACCGTAACAGTACTCAAACCTCACACGATAAAGTAATTGATCCTGAAAAACATGCACCTCCTCAAGGAATTTTTGATAAAAATGGGATAAAGGGAGGCTTGAAAAGTATTTCTTTACTCACATCAAAGTTAGCAAAGCCATCCACTATGTTTGTGTCATCTACGGAGGAGTTAAACCAAAAGTCTTTGTCTGGACCATCTAGTTTGGGTAAATTCACCAAAGGCACATTATTAGGAAGGACTTCATATTCTTCAGTCAGTGCTCCAAAATCACAGTTGAATGGATTGTATGGAAACCGTTCAGCTGGTAGCATACAAAGGCCTAGAGCAAACTCCTGTGCCACAAGAAGCAGTTCTGGAGAAGGCTTAGCACAATCCCTAGACAATATTAAATCTCTTACTTGTGAAAAAATGGTAAGGTCACAAAGTTTTTCACATTCCATTCAGAATTCATTCCTTCCACCTTCATCTATAACCAGATCACATTCCTTCAACAGAGCTGCAGATCTTACAAAGCCTTATCAGAACCAACAGCTACCCATTAGAGTGCCTCTGAGGTCAAGTATGCTAGCAAGAAATTCCCGGCAATCAGAAGTGCTCAATGGGAATGATCACCTAGGTTATGGATTTAATAGGCCTTATGCTGCTGGTGGAAAGAAGTTGGCTTTACCAAATGGCCCAGGTGTAACTTCCACTTTGGGTTATAGGATGGTTCATCCCTCTCTACTGAAATCTAGCCGACCTCCATTTTCTGGCACTATCACAGTTGATGGTAATAAAAATTCACCTGCTGATCCATGTGTAGAAGAAGATGCTGAACTTATGGCTAAGGATGGAGCTACGAATAAGGACCAAGAACTAATTGAAAATGATAGTTATAGAACAGAAAATGACCAGACCATGAAGCATAATGCTAAAATTAGATACCTGAGTGATGATGTGGATGATATTTCCTTGTCATCTTTGTCATCTTCTGATAAGAATGATTTAAGTGAAGACTTTAGTGATGATTTTATAGATATAGAAGACTCCAACAGAACTAGAATAACTCCAGAGGAAATTTCtctcaaagaagaaaagcatgaaaaTGTACCACCAAAGGATATATTTGATTcccccaaggaaaatgaaaaaagtaaaactgacgAGTGGATAGATATAAGTGTCTCTggtaaatattaatattcttaaGTTTGCTTTTTCATAGATAATATAATTGAACTTACACTTGGGATTACCTTTTGATTAATTCCAAGATGCTGTCAATTTTTGTGGCGGGATGGATCTAAATAAAATTGAGGTGGGGCAACTTTTATCTTTCTGTGACTTTTGCTCTCAGACttatttttcactatttaaaacagtgataaaaataCTCTTCCCTAATATATCTTACCTTTGTTCTTCTGTGACTTTCATGTAGAGGCCTATTCCTattgcttcagatttttttcttttccccctcttttctaaACAGTGGCATGCCATTTTAAACTGTCTCTTCCTTTATGGTAATAGATGCTATGTGTTTAGAGTGAAGCTGTGCCAAAAGGTAAATGAGCTAATAATAATATAGGTTATGTCCAGTCTAATGAGTGTTTTTATCCtagaaattttttacttttttaaaatagagcttaGATTTCTTGTTTAGCAAACTCagaggaactttatttttttaactgaggaAAGTGAGATTAGTAcctcttaaatatttcctcttatACTTGGTCATCCTGGTACTAAAATTCTGGAGAAAATATCTCTTTGTGCCCAAATAGCCTGAAAACAGAGCAAACTGAAGGGATTGAGTGTAGGCATGTGATCTGGTCAAGAGTGTAGGCCATGCCTAGAGATATGCATAAACCCTTGACTGTCTGAGGGTCTTTTGCCAGAACAAGTGTTTCTCTTATAAGGTGGCAACTGCAAGGTTAAATGATATACACAGAGAAAGGAGTTTCATGGCCAGTGTGTAAAAGAAATATcttaggaaatattaaaagaatgtgaagctttatttataattctagAAATGTTGCAGAAGTGAAAGATGGCTCAATGAACTTTCTTTATGTGTATTGGGAAACATTTCAGtaggttatttaaaattttatcccctgattttttttttattgtttaggaTTTAGAAAATGCTATAATTACTAATACTTTTTTGCCAGTTATTTTGCTATATTAAGTTATTAGAGTGTATATTTTCAGAAGctgagaaatatatttctatgaattaataacttttttcccctttttcttcttaaaaaaaaaaattgaagacaggAGTGAATGTACAAAACATACTTCTGGGAGCAACTTGATTTCACCAGATACTGATTACAGAGCTGGTTCTTCATTTGAGCTCTCTCCATCTGATAGCTCTGATGGAACATACATGTGGGATGAAGAGGGTTTGGAGCCCATTGGAAATGTCCATCCAGTTGGGAGTTATGAGTCCTCAGAAATGAACAGCATAGTACgtatgaatttatatatacttttgaaaCATTTTGTTTACCTTACTATGGAAAGACTTGTAATACTGcttggatttttttaagtttataaatagCTCTCCTAgtttaagaaagtaattttgtaTCTGTTAAGAGCCTACAAAACATCTGACCTTAATACATAATAAACCATATATTTGTGTCACATGACATGAGTTAAATACACTCTCATACATTATGTACACATAGGGATAGATATACTGTATTCAGGTTAAGGTGggctagtggttctcaaatttgggAGGAAGGCAATGTCTGGATGCAATTTTGGTTGTCATATTGAGGGTGCACTGACAAATAGTGGGAAGATGCCAGGGATGCTTCTTAATGCCCTATAGTAGTATCCACAGCAAAGGATTACCCAGCCAAAGATGTCAGTAGTGCCACTTTTGAAAAATCCAGGGCTAAGCTATGCTGAAGTTAACGTTTAAGTGCcaactcagtggcttaacacaataaaagcttattttttactCTTCCAAAGTCTGTTGTGGGTCTGGAAGACTCTGTGGAGCAACTTCAGTGTTCTGAGCTGCTTTCCTCTCACCATCTTGACCATCACCAAAAGAAGGTGGCTTTACCATTACCTTTTGAGGCCCCATCAAAAGGTCACTGTTGTAGAAGAAAAATGCTGCCAGCTCTTACATTTGCAATTACTTGCTGGGGCCTGCAGGTGGTACATTGTATTTTTACTCATAACCTGTTGACTCTAATTTAAGATTAGTAGTAACTGGGCAAGAAGTGTAATTTTCCTGTGTACCTGGAAGGCAAGGGAACCAAATGTGGGTGAGCACTAGGAGACCTACCATACATTATTATGTGCATATTTTAAGAGACATTGCAGTAATGTGGCTAATATGCTCTATGAG
Proteins encoded in this region:
- the CCSER2 gene encoding serine-rich coiled-coil domain-containing protein 2 isoform X6, with protein sequence MEEKTQIKTFLGSKLPKYGTKSVRSTLQPMSNGTPVNLLGTSKSSNVKSYIKNNGSDCPSSHSFNWRTATKYQLSAQSVEDRNSTQTSHDKVIDPEKHAPPQGIFDKNGIKGGLKSISLLTSKLAKPSTMFVSSTEELNQKSLSGPSSLGKFTKGTLLGRTSYSSVSAPKSQLNGLYGNRSAGSIQRPRANSCATRSSSGEGLAQSLDNIKSLTCEKMVRSQSFSHSIQNSFLPPSSITRSHSFNRAADLTKPYQNQQLPIRVPLRSSMLARNSRQSEVLNGNDHLGYGFNRPYAAGGKKLALPNGPGVTSTLGYRMVHPSLLKSSRPPFSGTITVDGNKNSPADPCVEEDAELMAKDGATNKDQELIENDSYRTENDQTMKHNAKIRYLSDDVDDISLSSLSSSDKNDLSEDFSDDFIDIEDSNRTRITPEEISLKEEKHENVPPKDIFDSPKENEKSKTDEWIDISVSDRSECTKHTSGSNLISPDTDYRAGSSFELSPSDSSDGTYMWDEEGLEPIGNVHPVGSYESSEMNSINEHISFYKEPSGILNDIALTL
- the CCSER2 gene encoding serine-rich coiled-coil domain-containing protein 2 isoform X5, translated to MEEKTQIKTFLGSKLPKYGTKSVRSTLQPMSNGTPVNLLGTSKSSNVKSYIKNNGSDCPSSHSFNWRTATKYQLSAQSVEDRNSTQTSHDKVIDPEKHAPPQGIFDKNGIKGGLKSISLLTSKLAKPSTMFVSSTEELNQKSLSGPSSLGKFTKGTLLGRTSYSSVSAPKSQLNGLYGNRSAGSIQRPRANSCATRSSSGEGLAQSLDNIKSLTCEKMVRSQSFSHSIQNSFLPPSSITRSHSFNRAADLTKPYQNQQLPIRVPLRSSMLARNSRQSEVLNGNDHLGYGFNRPYAAGGKKLALPNGPGVTSTLGYRMVHPSLLKSSRPPFSGTITVDGNKNSPADPCVEEDAELMAKDGATNKDQELIENDSYRTENDQTMKHNAKIRYLSDDVDDISLSSLSSSDKNDLSEDFSDDFIDIEDSNRTRITPEEISLKEEKHENVPPKDIFDSPKENEKSKTDEWIDISVSDRSECTKHTSGSNLISPDTDYRAGSSFELSPSDSSDGTYMWDEEGLEPIGNVHPVGSYESSEMNSIDILNNLESCDLEDDDLMLDVDLPEDAPLENVECDNMNRFDRSDRNVRQSQEGFWKRPPQRWSGQEHYHLSHPDHYHHHGKSDLSRGSPYRESPLGHFESYGGTPFFQAQKMFVDVPENTVILDEMTLRHMVQDCTAVKTQLLKLKRLLHQHDGSGSLHDIQLSLPSSPEPEDGDQIYKNEDLLNEIKQLKEEIKKKDEKIQLLEHQLATRCNCHQNSKEEKCTYADKYTQTPWRRIPGGYSAPSFSPWQGSFQGMPRTVPPHRRQTSSTTAFQQPSQTHRPRPGKTNKAAAYRGPQ
- the CCSER2 gene encoding serine-rich coiled-coil domain-containing protein 2 isoform X2, encoding MEEKTQIKTFLGSKLPKYGTKSVRSTLQPMSNGTPVNLLGTSKSSNVKSYIKNNGSDCPSSHSFNWRTATKYQLSAQSVEDRNSTQTSHDKVIDPEKHAPPQGIFDKNGIKGGLKSISLLTSKLAKPSTMFVSSTEELNQKSLSGPSSLGKFTKGTLLGRTSYSSVSAPKSQLNGLYGNRSAGSIQRPRANSCATRSSSGEGLAQSLDNIKSLTCEKMVRSQSFSHSIQNSFLPPSSITRSHSFNRAADLTKPYQNQQLPIRVPLRSSMLARNSRQSEVLNGNDHLGYGFNRPYAAGGKKLALPNGPGVTSTLGYRMVHPSLLKSSRPPFSGTITVDGNKNSPADPCVEEDAELMAKDGATNKDQELIENDSYRTENDQTMKHNAKIRYLSDDVDDISLSSLSSSDKNDLSEDFSDDFIDIEDSNRTRITPEEISLKEEKHENVPPKDIFDSPKENEKSKTDEWIDISVSDRSECTKHTSGSNLISPDTDYRAGSSFELSPSDSSDGTYMWDEEGLEPIGNVHPVGSYESSEMNSIDILNNLESCDLEDDDLMLDVDLPEDAPLENVECDNMNRFDRSDRNVRQSQEGFWKRPPQRWSGQEHYHLSHPDHYHHHGKSDLSRGSPYRESPLGHFESYGGTPFFQAQKMFVDVPENTVILDEMTLRHMVQDCTAVKTQLLKLKRLLHQHDGSGSLHDIQLSLPSSPEPEDGDQIYKNEDLLNEIKQLKEEIKKKDEKIQLLEHQLATRCNCHQNSKEEKCTYADKYTQTPWRRIPGGYSAPSFSPWQGSFQGMPRTVPPHRRQSESVSLTPILLWLPVHGVEKLVHYFSDKACLKYYSLPAAFPDPQTTPREN
- the CCSER2 gene encoding serine-rich coiled-coil domain-containing protein 2 isoform X1; amino-acid sequence: MEEKTQIKTFLGSKLPKYGTKSVRSTLQPMSNGTPVNLLGTSKSSNVKSYIKNNGSDCPSSHSFNWRTATKYQLSAQSVEDRNSTQTSHDKVIDPEKHAPPQGIFDKNGIKGGLKSISLLTSKLAKPSTMFVSSTEELNQKSLSGPSSLGKFTKGTLLGRTSYSSVSAPKSQLNGLYGNRSAGSIQRPRANSCATRSSSGEGLAQSLDNIKSLTCEKMVRSQSFSHSIQNSFLPPSSITRSHSFNRAADLTKPYQNQQLPIRVPLRSSMLARNSRQSEVLNGNDHLGYGFNRPYAAGGKKLALPNGPGVTSTLGYRMVHPSLLKSSRPPFSGTITVDGNKNSPADPCVEEDAELMAKDGATNKDQELIENDSYRTENDQTMKHNAKIRYLSDDVDDISLSSLSSSDKNDLSEDFSDDFIDIEDSNRTRITPEEISLKEEKHENVPPKDIFDSPKENEKSKTDEWIDISVSDRSECTKHTSGSNLISPDTDYRAGSSFELSPSDSSDGTYMWDEEGLEPIGNVHPVGSYESSEMNSIDILNNLESCDLEDDDLMLDVDLPEDAPLENVECDNMNRFDRSDRNVRQSQEGFWKRPPQRWSGQEHYHLSHPDHYHHHGKSDLSRGSPYRESPLGHFESYGGTPFFQAQKMFVDVPENTVILDEMTLRHMVQDCTAVKTQLLKLKRLLHQHDGSGSLHDIQLSLPSSPEPEDGDQIYKNEDLLNEIKQLKEEIKKKDEKIQLLEHQLATRCNCHQNSKEEKCTYADKYTQTPWRRIPPQVLQPSSSLPRPTDHAQGKLIKPQHIEAHSECTVQGIQQSVAHLDESFTHGLQQESSCDLEDRPFSSSPLFAEDVVKSTPSEADLNMTTNAQEPYHSANNQISDMQFVPTSLQTLPQSSTVDQTKRVGRNQSSLEGYTSQPKSLPLFKPSISNSLVPPPVSESSPSRNPIYKKSSVTTPWNSSKLQPTSSQTNLASNPNPKASKLRPPSGSFRQKQISSSQVEPQNFQAKTSIPRPLTRRKEIMQNLNGNLNSGDCLASNRYSRLPKPKIH
- the CCSER2 gene encoding serine-rich coiled-coil domain-containing protein 2 isoform X4 — its product is MEEKTQIKTFLGSKLPKYGTKSVRSTLQPMSNGTPVNLLGTSKSSNVKSYIKNNGSDCPSSHSFNWRTATKYQLSAQSVEDRNSTQTSHDKVIDPEKHAPPQGIFDKNGIKGGLKSISLLTSKLAKPSTMFVSSTEELNQKSLSGPSSLGKFTKGTLLGRTSYSSVSAPKSQLNGLYGNRSAGSIQRPRANSCATRSSSGEGLAQSLDNIKSLTCEKMVRSQSFSHSIQNSFLPPSSITRSHSFNRAADLTKPYQNQQLPIRVPLRSSMLARNSRQSEVLNGNDHLGYGFNRPYAAGGKKLALPNGPGVTSTLGYRMVHPSLLKSSRPPFSGTITVDGNKNSPADPCVEEDAELMAKDGATNKDQELIENDSYRTENDQTMKHNAKIRYLSDDVDDISLSSLSSSDKNDLSEDFSDDFIDIEDSNRTRITPEEISLKEEKHENVPPKDIFDSPKENEKSKTDEWIDISVSDRSECTKHTSGSNLISPDTDYRAGSSFELSPSDSSDGTYMWDEEGLEPIGNVHPVGSYESSEMNSIDILNNLESCDLEDDDLMLDVDLPEDAPLENVECDNMNRFDRSDRNVRQSQEGFWKRPPQRWSGQEHYHLSHPDHYHHHGKSDLSRGSPYRESPLGHFESYGGTPFFQAQKMFVDVPENTVILDEMTLRHMVQDCTAVKTQLLKLKRLLHQHDGSGSLHDIQLSLPSSPEPEDGDQIYKNEDLLNEIKQLKEEIKKKDEKIQLLEHQLATRCNCHQNSKEEKCTYADKYTQTPWRRIPGGYSAPSFSPWQGSFQGMPRTVPPHRRQRVEKLVHYFSDKACLKYYSLPAAFPDPQTTPREN
- the CCSER2 gene encoding serine-rich coiled-coil domain-containing protein 2 isoform X3, with translation MEEKTQIKTFLGSKLPKYGTKSVRSTLQPMSNGTPVNLLGTSKSSNVKSYIKNNGSDCPSSHSFNWRTATKYQLSAQSVEDRNSTQTSHDKVIDPEKHAPPQGIFDKNGIKGGLKSISLLTSKLAKPSTMFVSSTEELNQKSLSGPSSLGKFTKGTLLGRTSYSSVSAPKSQLNGLYGNRSAGSIQRPRANSCATRSSSGEGLAQSLDNIKSLTCEKMVRSQSFSHSIQNSFLPPSSITRSHSFNRAADLTKPYQNQQLPIRVPLRSSMLARNSRQSEVLNGNDHLGYGFNRPYAAGGKKLALPNGPGVTSTLGYRMVHPSLLKSSRPPFSGTITVDGNKNSPADPCVEEDAELMAKDGATNKDQELIENDSYRTENDQTMKHNAKIRYLSDDVDDISLSSLSSSDKNDLSEDFSDDFIDIEDSNRTRITPEEISLKEEKHENVPPKDIFDSPKENEKSKTDEWIDISVSDRSECTKHTSGSNLISPDTDYRAGSSFELSPSDSSDGTYMWDEEGLEPIGNVHPVGSYESSEMNSIDILNNLESCDLEDDDLMLDVDLPEDAPLENVECDNMNRFDRSDRNVRQSQEGFWKRPPQRWSGQEHYHLSHPDHYHHHGKSDLSRGSPYRESPLGHFESYGGTPFFQAQKMFVDVPENTVILDEMTLRHMVQDCTAVKTQLLKLKRLLHQHDGSGSLHDIQLSLPSSPEPEDGDQIYKNEDLLNEIKQLKEEIKKKDEKIQLLEHQLATRCNCHQNSKEEKCTYADKYTQTPWRRIPGGYSAPSFSPWQGSFQGMPRTVPPHRRQSESVSLTPILLWLPVHASSTTAFQQPSQTHRPRPGKTNKAAAYRGPQ